Proteins found in one Fusarium oxysporum Fo47 chromosome V, complete sequence genomic segment:
- a CDS encoding Alpha/Beta hydrolase protein, which produces MSIQAVRNRSTSSTRRLLTTSSQIHQTFHLSDGRTLGFAEFGKQDGKPVFYFHGYPSSRLEAQPIHEIAQRCSVRLIAIDRPGFGLSTFKPGYQILDWPTDVMEFAQAHQIPKFSVLGLSGGGPFALACAYALPKRAITSVGLFATAPHWAAGTKHVEYYRRVFKVWAEYSPSTLRAALYMLYLSLRWIVLSGPVSRRLSKWLEAQHKKEEAESEAPKPKSLSLEELVEMVLDEPFRQGADGAVHEMNLLTSKNWGFDLEKVQYDNIQIWHGKKDVNAPIQMIRYMAERIRGCELHEFEDETHYTMYKHFEPALRELVE; this is translated from the coding sequence AAATGTCAATTCAAGCGGTTCGAAACCGTTCAACGTCGTCAACCCGGCGCCTACTCACTACATCCTCCCAAATCCACCAGACCTTTCACCTATCAGATGGTCGAACACTAGGCTTCGCCGAATTCGGAAAACAAGATGGAAAGCCCGTTTTTTACTTCCAtggatatccttcttcgAGACTCGAAGCTCAGCCGATTCATGAAATTGCTCAACGCTGTAGTGTTCGTCTCATAGCTATAGACAGACCCGGCTTTGGACTGTCGACATTTAAACCTGGCTATCAAATCTTGGATTGGCCAACTGATGTGATGGAGTTTGCTCAAGCACATCAAATCCCAAAGTTCTCTGTCTTGGGTCTCTCGGGTGGCGGTCCTTTTGCTCTGGCTTGCGCTTATGCCTTGCCCAAGCGTGCAATTACAAGTGTTGGGCTCTTTGCCACTGCACCGCATTGGGCGGCTGGTACAAAGCACGTTGAATATTACCGTCGAGTCTTCAAAGTCTGGGCGGAATATTCTCCATCGACTCTCCGTGCAGCACTATACATGCTGTACCTATCACTGAGATGGATTGTTCTATCCGGTCCTGTTTCCAGAAGACTCAGCAAATGGCTCGAAGCTCAACACaaaaaggaagaagcagagagTGAGGCTCCAAAACCAAAGTCTCTGAGCTTAGAAGAGTTGGTAGAAATGGTTCTCGACGAGCCGTTCCGCCAAGGAGCCGACGGTGCCGTACACGAGATGAACCTCCTCACATCTAAGAACTGGGggtttgatcttgagaaggtcCAGTATGACAATATTCAAATATGGCATGGGAAGAAGGACGTGAATGCACCTATCCAGATGATTCGGTATATGGCGGAGCGGATACGAGGATGTGAATTGCATGAGTTTGAGGATGAGACTCACTATACTATGTATAAGCACTTTGAACCAGCGTTGCGGGAATTGGTCGAATAA
- a CDS encoding uncharacterized protein (of unknown function, DUF607-domain containing protein) yields MNNAFRRAALGVSPALRASRLHTQFASHQLPALYRCETNQTPFRRAFTTTRCFNQEAAAAESQEEIARKEELSEKARTRDMKKVTSGASAQTLENDRPWHRVDSQAEKDSDIPDKTEMKKGRLLTTPTRLLKLILPMPFHPAQEHVNRPVQQDVEDKGETVEPLALLVHPHQPLSYLERLIQAEIPPVQYKGREKLPDIVFRAEADQEEQHGKKDDKKNSSVNVASYSGLGHEGPSRKEANWVRWSGSTEIGDFIRDAARGREFAIDVEGFDKELRVAVPSFRDRTYYMRMNLRRMSRDIEAMSKVKNECDALAHKGAHRLAQGGFAALAGWWGVVYYVTFHTQWGWDLVEPVTYLAGLTTVMGAYLWFLYISRDLSYKAAMKVTVSKRQAALYQERGFDQNRWEQLVHEANQLRKEIKVVASEYDVDWDEKKDLGGEQVQKVLEEEKKGRDGTKMTEGKDDEEGPGSAEEVKKKKQ; encoded by the exons ATGAATAACGCTTTTAGGCGCGCTGCGCTTGGAGTGTCTCCTGCTTTACGAGCATCACGATTGCATACACAAtttgcttctcatcaattACCTGCGTTGTACAGATGCGAAACGAATCAAACACCCTTTAGACGAGCTTTCACAACGACAAGATGTTTCAACCAAGAGGCTGCAGCAGCTGAGTCGCAGGAGGAAATTGCACGAAAAGAAGAGTTGAGTGAAAAGGCGCGCACGAGGGATATGAAGAAGGTCACATCTGGTGCCAGCGCTCAGACATTGGAGAATGACCGACCATGGCATAGAGTGGACTCGCAAGCTGAGAAGGATTCCGACATACCTGACAAGACGGAAATGAAGAAGG GGCGTCTATTGACAACCCCGACACGCCTATTGAAGCTTATCCTTCCAATGCCCTTTCACCCTGCACAAGAACACGTCAATAGACCAGTACAACAAGATGTCGAAGACAAAGGCGAAACAGTTGAGCCACTAGCTCTCCTCGTGCACCCGCATCAACCTCTTTCTTACCTCGAGCGATTGATCCAAGCTGAAATCCCCCCAGTCCAGTACAAGGGCCGCGAGAAGCTACCTGACATCGTTTTCCGAGCCGAAGCAGATCAGGAAGAACAGCATGGGAAGAAGGACGATAAAAAGAACAGCAGCGTCAATGTTGCGTCATACTCTGGTCTTGGCCATGAAGGTCCCTCCCGTAAAGAGGCGAACTGGGTGCGATGGAGTGGCAGCACCGAGATCGGAGACTTTATTCGAGATGCTGCTCGCGGTCGGGAGTTTGCGATTGACGTTGAGGGCTTCGACAAGGAACTTAGGGTCGCAGTGCCTAGTTTCAGAGACCGAACTTATTACATGCGCATGAACTTAAGACGCATGTCACGCGACATTGAAGCAATGTCAAAGGTCAAGAACGAATGCGACGCACTCGCGCACAAAGGAGCGCATCGATTGGCACAAGGCGGCTTTGCGGCATTGGCTGGATGGTGGGGAGTTGTCTACTATGTCACTTTCCACACTCAATGGGGCTGGGATCTGGTCGAGCCCGTTACGTATCTCGCCGGTCTGACAACTGTCATGGGCGCTTACCTCTGGTTCCTCTACATCAGCCGGGATCTAAGCTACAAAGCCGCCATGAAGGTGACAGTGTCAAAGCGACAAGCTGCACTTTACCAAGAGCGAGGATTTGATCAGAACAGATGGGAGCAGTTGGTTCACGAAGCCAATCAACTTCGAAAAGAGATCAAGGTCGTGGCTAGTGAGTACGATGTTGACtgggatgagaagaaggacttggGAGGTGAGCAAGTGCAAAAGGTTCtcgaagaggagaagaagggccGAGATGGTACCAAGATGACTGAGGGcaaagatgacgaagagggTCCCGGATCTGCCgaagaggtcaagaagaagaagcagtga
- a CDS encoding GHMP kinase — protein sequence MSDTKVYRASTTAPVNIAVVKYWGKRDAKLNLPTNSSLSVTLSQADLRTLTTASCSSTFTDGDSLTLNGESSDISGARTQACFRELRSRRAALEAADSSLPKLSTYPLKLVSENNFPTAAGLASSAAGFAALVQAIALLYELPDSPSDLSLVARQGSGSACRSLFGGYVAWRMGEKEDGSDSKADLVAPASHWPDMRALILVVSAAKKGVSSTSGMQQTVATSGLFKERIANVVPANMTAMEEAIKNKDFPKFAEVTMRDSNSFHATCADTYPPIFYMNDVSRAAIRAVEYINEKAGRTIAAYTFDAGPNCVVYYEEKDADTVVGTFYQALQGVGGFKEGAASAKSSVELESALASTLKEGVSRVISTGVGEGPIKTDEYLVGEDGQAVRR from the exons ATGTCCGATACCAAGGTCTACCGCGCCAGCACCACTGCGCCAGTCAACATCGCCGTTGTCAA ATACTGGGGAAAGCGCGATGCTAAGCTCAACCTCCCTACCAACAGCTCCCTCTCCGTAACCCTCTCGCAAGCCGATCTCCGAACCCTCACAACAGCCTCGTGCTCGAGCACCTTCACCGATGGCGACAGCCTCACTCTCAACGGAGAGTCCTCCGACATCTCTGGCGCCCGTACACAGGCTTGCTTCCGCGAGCTTCGATCCCGCCGCGCCGCTCTCGAGGCCGCCGACTCCTCGCTCCCCAAGCTGTCTACATACCCCCTGAAGCTCGTCTCCGAGAATAACTTCCCCACTGCTGCTGGccttgcttcttcagctgctggtTTCGCTGCGCTTGTCCAGGCTATCGCTCTTCTGTACGAGCTCCCCGACTCGCCTTCTGATCTTTCGCTCGTCGCTAGACAAGGTTCTGGATCTGCTTGCCGCAGTCTCTTCGGTGGATATGTTGCGTGGAGAATgggcgagaaggaggatggaaGCGACTCCAAGGCCGACCTTGTCGCTCCCGCTTCACACTGGCCTGACATGCGAGCTCTGATCCTCGTTGTCAGCGCCGCCAAGAAGGGTGTTTCTTCTACCTCCGGCATGCAGCAGACCGTTGCTACCTCTGGTCTCTTCAAGGAGAGAATAGCAAACGTTGTCCCCGCCAACATGACCGCCATGGAGGaggccatcaagaacaaggatTTCCCCAAGTTCGCCGAGGTCACCATGCGCGACTCCAACTCTTTCCACGCTACTTGCGCCGATACCTATCCTCCCATCTTCTACATGAACGACGTTTCCCGCGCTGCTATTCGTGCTGTTGAGTACATCAACGAGAAGGCTGGCAGGACCATTGCCGCCTACACCTTCGACGCTGGTCCCAACTGTGTTGTCTACTACgaggagaaggatgctgATACTGTTGTCGGTACTTTCTACCAAGCGCTCCAGGGTGTTGGCGGTTTCAAGGAGGGTGCTGCTAGCGCCAAGTCCAGCGTTGAGCTTGAGAGTGCTCTTGCTTCTACTTTGAAGGAGGGTGTGAGCAGAGTTATTTCCACTGGTGTTGGTGAGGGTCCTATCAAGACTGATGAATACCTCGTTGGAGAGGACGGTCAGGCTGTTCGACGATAG
- a CDS encoding vitamin B6 photo-protection and homoeostasis-domain-containing protein, whose product MDGLTQLLGRGEPVEIVELDKSGNVSRTWNHTVDNHVVAKSKPSIPLIPSLREAFMPVGYPHSVSSDYLNYQFFDSLQAFFSTITSLLANRALLQGLGVGDANSSATFAMLLTVLKDAMSRIATIVFAHQFGLRIEPDAKRFRFLADLFNDTAFFLELYSPYFGPYGKILALTSGETLRALCGVAAGASKAALSVHFAKHDNLSELNAKEASQETAVGLIGLLVGTIVVKYVEEHHNVLFLMTVLVFAHLWMNYLGVRAVCMDNLNQQRATILFEEYLKTGNVLSPEEVAHRENILLWRPVVRNQHGQKIARIEMAKSYWDAMGAKAPNSNVVIIDGARNSLFVWYHSKRSYTPIKIMLWQDASAMHAISAWFMAMEMAWLLEKSQGYTDKLDKIFRVKETVDGYEQKYDKRDLWDEMLAKGWNIESQAFETGAPVRLLAQLEGKKDQ is encoded by the exons ATGGATGGTCTAACGCAACTCCTAGGTCGCGGCGAACCTGTTGAGATCGTGGAGCTGGATAAATCGGGAAATGTTTCGCGAACCTGGAATCATACCGTCGACAACCAT GTCGTTGCCAAGTCGAAGCCTAGTATCCCACTCATTCCCTCTCTTCGCGAGGCCTTCATGCCAGTCGGATACCCTCACTCTGTGTCATCCGACTACCTGAACTACCAATTCTTCGACTCCCTTCAAGctttcttctcaaccatcaCTTCCCTCCTTGCAAACCGAGCTCTCCTCCAAGGTCTCGGCGTCGGAGATGCCAACTCGTCCGCCACCTTCGCGATGCTGCTCACAGTCCTCAAGGACGCCATGTCTCGCATCGCCACTATTGTATTTGCCCACCAATTCGGTCTTCGTATTGAACCCGACGCCAAGCGCTTCCGCTTCCTGGCCGATCTTTTCAACGACACTGCCTTCTTTCTGGAGCTGTACAGCCCGTACTTTGGTCCTTATGGAAAGATCCTCGCACTGACTTCTGGAGAGACGTTGAGGGCGTTGTGTGGCGTGGCTGCTGGCGCGAGCAAAGCTGCTCTTAGTGTACACTTTGCAAAGCACGACAACCTCTCTGAACTCAATGCCAAAGAGGCCAGCCAGGAGACTGCTGTAGGTCTTATCGGTCTTCTTGTTGGAACTATCGTGGTCAAATATGTCGAAGAGCACCATAACGTTCTATTCTTGATGACCGTTCTCGTCTTTGCCCATCTGTGGATGAATTACCTTGGAGTTCGGGCTGTGTGCATGGACAACCTGAACCAACAGCGTGCAACCATCCTGTTCGAAGAGTATCTCAAGACCGGAAACGTGCTCTCTCCCGAAGAAGTCGCCCATCGTGAGAATATTCTCCTCTGGCGACCCGTCGTCCGAAACCAGCATGGCCAGAAAATCGCACGCATCGAAATGGCCAAAAGCTACTGGGACGCCATGGGCGCCAAAGCCCCCAATAGCAACGTCGTCATTATCGACGGTGCCCGGAACTCACTCTTTGTCTGGTATCACTCGAAGCGCAGCTACACACCCATCAAGATCATGCTCTGGCAGGACGCCAGTGCCATGCACGCCATCAGTGCCTGGTTCATGGCCATGGAGATGGCCTGGCTTCTGGAGAAGAGCCAGGGCTACACCGACAAGCTGGATAAGATCTTCCGCGTAAAGGAAACCGTTGATGGCTACGAACAGAAGTACGACAAGCGCGATCTCTGGGATGAGATGCTCGCCAAAGGATGGAATATTGAGTCGCAGGCTTTTGAGACAGGTGCGCCCGTTCGTCTGCTCGCTCAGCTGGAGGGGAAGAAGGATCAGTAG
- a CDS encoding cytochrome c/c1 heme-lyase yields the protein MADKDACPVDHKSREAWLAQAREAEAAKAKAAGCPVDHTAQAQSKSWSQTFSSYLPWSSSKPAPPPTQIPSNDGLDTDRVVSTIPRTSGGPAACPVDHGKEPAKPANHEMETGVDPSGNWVYPSEKMFFDAMKRKGYDARVADMKTVVPIHNAVNERAWKEIKEWEAPYLKGTKCDGPKLESFANKMDRMTPTARFNTILGYTAPFDRHDWVIDRCGTRVDYVIDFYAGRPDGKGGPSFYLDVRPKLNTWEGVKMRAKRWAFLA from the exons ATGGCAGACAAAGACGCTTGTCCCGTCGATCACAAATCCCGCGAAGCATGGCTCGCTCAGGCCCGTGAAGCCGAAGccgcaaaagcaaaagcagcTGGATGTCCAGTCGACCACACAGCGCAAGCGCAGTCGAAATCATGGTCTCAAACATTCTCGTCATATCTCCCATGGTCCTCGAGCAAACCTGCCCCGCCGCCTACGCAAATACCTTCGAACGACGGTCTTGATACTGATCGCGTTGTATCCACGATTCCACGAACATCTGGCGGGCCTGCGGCGTGTCCGGTAGATCATGGAAAAGAACCTGCAAAGCCTGCGAATCACGAAATGGAGACTGGTGTAGATCCCTCCGGCAACTGGGTCTATCCTTCGGAGAAGATGTTTTTCGATGCGATGAAGCGAAAGGGTTACGATGCGAGGGTAGCGGACATGAAAACGGTTGTGCCGATTCACAATGCTGTTAATGAAAGAGCTtggaaggagatcaaggagtGGGAAGCGCCGTATCTCAAGGGCACCAA ATGTGATGGACCTAAGCTCGAATCTTTCGCCAACAAGATGGATCGCATGACTCCCACCGCTCGCTTTAATACTATTCTCGGCTACACGGCGCCGTTCGATCGACACGATTGGGTTATCGACCGATGCGGTACGAGGGTTGACTACGTTATTGACTTTTACGCTGGACGACCAGATGGAAAGGGCGGACCGAGTTTCTATCTTGATGTGCGGCCGAAGCTGAATACATGGGAGGGCGTTAAGATGCGAGCCAAGAGATGGGCATTCCTAGCATAG
- a CDS encoding FAD dependent oxidoreductase, whose protein sequence is MSTPGFPVEGSPQSYWQHEAQQPEIPSNTGPLPNSCDVAIVGGGYAGIATAYHILKTTSPPRNVFLLEAKDPCSGATGRNGGHLRPDYLMGAARNCKKYNTSAAAEIVQFEARHLDVIKSLIRSEAIDCDFAETESLAVLTTLEQVSMVREAYEGLKQASSFSDTLLDVIEFYEGGDAPQRTGLRDAKGYFSTPAARVSPYKLLTSLLARCVDMGLSLRTQTAVVSVEHAGSDGHTLMMRSGETMTAQKVVIATNAYTSAILPEYASSIVPCKGLACHIIGPKGKPLPKLLAASCAIMEQDSVSNKTGYNYMVQLEDNSIVLGGAHHKYDGNDLGSWYNNVNDTQLIEPARRYFEADYMQRTFVGWEDSGACVDRVWTGIMGYSTDSLPHVGEVPGRDGVFIIAGFHGHGMPVIFLAAEGIAAMTQGLAYEKTGLPSLFKTSRDRLESERNDILAGRGIRSTRD, encoded by the coding sequence ATGAGCACCCCAGGCTTTCCTGTAGAAGGATCACCACAATCATACTGGCAGCATGAAGCCCAGCAGCCAGAAATACCTTCAAATACCGGACCTCTCCCCAACTCATGTGATGTGGCGATTGTCGGCGGTGGTTATGCGGGCATTGCTACGGCATACCACATCTTGAAGACGACCTCTCCACCACGCAATGTGTTCCTCTTGGAGGCAAAGGATCCATGTTCCGGAGCTACAGGACGGAACGGAGGACACCTGCGCCCTGACTATCTGATGGGAGCTGCGAGAAACTGCAAGAAATACAATACCTCTGCAGCAGCCGAGATCGTGCAGTTTGAAGCTCGCCATCTAGACGTGATCAAGTCTCTTATCAGGTCGGAGGCTATTGACTGCGATTTTGCGGAGACGGAGAGTCTCGCTGTTCTCACTACACTGGAGCAAGTTTCCATGGTGCGCGAGGCATATGAGGGCTTGAAGCAAGCATCGTCTTTCAGTGATACCCTGCTGGATGTGATAGAGTTCTACGAGGGTGGTGATGCGCCCCAACGTACAGGATTGCGAGACGCAAAGGGCTATTTCTCCACGCCCGCGGCTCGGGTATCGCCCTACAAACTTCTCACGTCTCTGTTGGCGCGCTGTGTTGACATGGGACTCTCGCTGAGGACCCAAACTGCGGTTGTATCAGTTGAGCACGCTGGATCAGACGGTCATACCCTTATGATGCGCTCAGGAGAGACCATGACAGCTCAAAAAGTCGTCATCGCCACGAACGCCTACACCTCTGCAATTCTTCCTGAGTACGCGAGTTCCATCGTGCCATGCAAGGGACTCGCATGCCACATCATTGGCCCCAAGGGTAAGCCACTGCCAAAGCTTCTGGCCGCAAGTTGTGCCATAATGGAACAGGACTCAGTCTCCAACAAGACGGGCTATAACTATATGGTACAACTAGAGGACAACAGCATCGTTCTCGGCGGCGCTCACCACAAGTATGACGGGAATGACCTAGGGAGCTGGTACAACAACGTCAACGACACGCAGCTCATTGAGCCGGCGCGGCGGTACTTTGAGGCTGACTACATGCAGAGGACGTTTGTCGGGTGGGAGGACTCAGGCGCGTGTGTTGACCGTGTTTGGACGGGGATCATGGGGTATAGTACTGATTCACTTCCTCACGTGGGAGAGGTTCCTGGTAGAGACGGGGTATTTATAATTGCTGGGTTTCATGGGCATGGAATGCCTGTTATCTTCTTGGCCGCAGAGGGTATTGCAGCCATGACCCAGGGGCTGGCGTACGAGAAGACAGGACTGCCGTCCTTGTTCAAGACCTCTAGAGACAGGCTGGAGTCAGAGAGAAATGATATCCTCGCTGGTAGAGGCATCCGGTCGACTAGGGATTAG
- a CDS encoding ankyrin repeat-containing domain protein, whose product MEKLEGCILFASPKQQETQRLRERNRTAKRASRARQRQREQHNDTTADVATAEATAQDVDVAPPLQPPLHPDSGSGSGSDSVCVRAEASEDLGVWALDGPLDDPAALPWPSSLDVDWPGFSGSLVDTLSPRQLSVSVPEICNPEPRAPPVSSSSLTSNSNDFNSKPLRLLHIAARNGTTGILLSLIKAGAEVNSRDCSGTTPLHIAVRFRRASALELLVSHGANMNARDSANMTALEVAVRAQDGAGSITG is encoded by the exons ATGGAAAAGCTTGAAGGCTGCATCCTCTTCGCATCGCCTAAGCAGCAGGAAACGCAGCGTCTCCGCGAACGGAACAGAACTGCCAAGAGGGCATCGA GAGCCCGCCAACGGCAACGTGAGCAGCACAACGACACTACTGCGGACGTCGCAACTGCAGAGGCAACTGCGCAGGACGTGGACGTGGCGCCGCCATTGCAGCCGCCACTACATCCTgattctggttctggttctggctCTGACTCCGTCTGTGTACGGGCCGAAGCGTCGGAAGACTTAGGCGTCTGGGCACTAGACGGCCCCCTAGACGACCCTGCCGCCCTGCCCTGGCCCTCCTCTCTCGATGTGGACTGGCCTGGTTTTAGTGGTTCACTAGTGGACACGCTTAGCCCTCGTCAGCTCTCAGTCTCAGTTCCGGAGATATGCAACCCAGAGCCGCGAGCACCGCCTGTGTCTTCGAGTTCACTCACCTCTAACTCCAATGACTTCAACAGTAAACCATTGAGGTTACTCCACATCGCCGCTCGCAATGGAACGACCGGTATTCTCCTCTCGCTGATCAAGGCCGGCGCAGAGGTGAACTCGCGCGACTGCTCCGGCACAACTCCCCTCCATATCGCTGTACGCTTTCGACGTGCAAGTGCTCTCGAGCTGCTGGTAAGTCACGGGGCGAATATGAATGCCCGGGACTCGGCCAACATGACGGCTCTTGAAGTAGCAGTGAGGGCTCAAGACGGGGCTGGCAGTATAACTGGATGA
- a CDS encoding Cys/Met metabolism PLP-dependent enzyme-domain-containing protein: MDTNDLEKVEATIDERTKFVFTETISNPKFAVADLEGLSAITRRAKILLIVDANFPAAGFFCQPARFGVDIIIHSATKCIGGHRTTLGGVVIEGSQLQGEVLEGSCLQAAFSTPMALLVIYSITSTI, encoded by the coding sequence ATGGATACAAATGACCTAGAAAAGGTTGAAGCGACGATTGATGAGAGGACCAAATTCGTCTTCACTGAGACTATCAGCAACCCCAAGTTCGCAGTAGCAGACTTGGAAGGTCTTTCAGCTATTACCCGACGTGCAAAGATTCTTCTAATCGTGGATGCTAACTTTCCAGCTGCTGGCTTCTTCTGCCAGCCAGCCAGATTTGGTgtcgatatcatcatccacTCAGCTACCAAATGTATCGGTGGTCATAGAACGACGTTGGGGGGAGTTGTAATTGAGGGGAGTCAATTGCAAGGTGAAGTCCTTGAAGGCTCCTGTTTGCAGGCCGCATTTTCTACTCCCATGGCGCTATTGGTGATTTATTCTATCACTAGCACCATATAA